The segment TGCTTCTTCAGTTGCACCATTTTTGTCACCGTCACCATGACCTGAAACCAATTGTGTAAAACGAGCACATTCTCGTGTGAGCAACATTTCAACATGCATGGGAAAATGTAGAAAGAAATTTATAACTTACAAGTAGTACACAAATCTACCTTTCAGTTACCTTTGTTTCTTGATGTCGAGTTTCGGGTAATGTATAATTTTTTGGCCGATGCTAGAAATAACCTGCAGAAAATGCACAGCAACATTACTTATTGCCGTTTTGGCGCAGAATCCTAATAATTACTTATTGCCGTTTTGGCAGAATCCTAATAATTTCATGTTATACTCTAAAAAAGCCATAAGACatttggaaataattttagcaTGAATACTCCTAACCTTTTGACCTTTGAATTCTCAGTAACTTTCTTAGCTTAATATTATcattcatataattattttcCTTTGAGATAATTGAGATTTTCGTCAACTCCTACAATGATTTTGTCATTCATATACAATTGTTTATGAAATACAACAAGGTGAGATGGTTTTAGTTTTGCACTAGTATATGTAGGCCATAAATTGAACTCTTGAGTCTTGCAATAGAATGTTGGTATGATATTGCGCTATTAATGATATGGTTGGTAGATTGTAAGAAATTAGTAGTACTTACTCCCATGGAACATCGCCAACCAGCATTCGGTCACCCTCGAAGTCTTCATAAAGAAATATGAACTTGTCACTATTGGAAAATTCTTCTTCTCCCATATTTGCACCCGAGCAATCTGCGGCTGCATTTATGGAAACCAAATCCAATTTTTAGAACAATCAATGTCTCACCATTGTGTTAGAAAGAGTTAGAGAGATGAAAGCAATATTGGCTATTTAGCTCATAACAGTAGAATTAATCCTTGTAGACCCAGCAATGTTGAGTGTAAATCAAGAATTCCGGGTAACTGACAGCTGGGTTCAGCAGTATATCTTTTTGTTACTCATAATAGGCTTGAACAAATGCATAGACTGGTTCCTAAAGAAATGCCTAGACTGATGGGCTAGCATGAATATATTCTAATTACAGTAAAACTAAAAGAAACTTGGGTGGTATGCCAATCTGGTCCGAGGATCCAATTAGCCCACTCGGTTTGATGGTATCCTTGTTGAAACTTGGCCCTAAACCGAGAATGAGCTTGGGCCACAAAATTACATAGGTCCCGTCACACTTGCACATGCAGGCCTCGTTTGGGGTGAGACAATATTTTCCAAATTCTCTTAGGAAATGTTCTATTTCCTTTGAATTCTACCAAATTCCTATTCTCCAAATAGATACTGGCCTAAGTTATCATAAGAACTCAAAAGATTTGTTACTCATAACGAATGAACCAAAATGACATCTCAGATTGGTGTTAATTAAGGAACCAATTAAAGCTTTGATAGTTCCCATGTGTACTCCATTCCTTTTTATTTGCTGTTTAAGAATAACAATGATCAATTTTTCTAAACTTTTATCATCTATTTGTTTAAAATTACCTAGATTCAATGTGTGAAAACTACACCACTAGTTTTGCCCTTAAAAGTATGACCACAAAATTATATAGTATGTTGTAAAAGGTAATAGTCGAAGTCGCATGCATCTTGAGGATCGCAAAATTACACTCAACACCatcaaatacaaataaaatcTCAGAGGacttaaaaattaataatattagtTAGAAAAGATGGGATGATATCGATAGATAAATGAAAAGTAGTAGGTACTTACGACAAAAGAAGTTTCTTGTCATCTTGGTGAGCACCTGAGAGAGGGAGTCATAGCTGCTATGGGCCCTCAGGTTGATCTTCCTGCCAATCGCGTAGCCCTCCATGTGAACCTTGGCGAACATGTTCGCCTGCGGCCGTGTCACCACGAGTGTGCTGTCTGTCGGCACCACCACATTCTTCTCGCCGCCAGAAGGCATCGGCGTCGTCATACCTTTCGATCCGTCGACCACAACAGCGGTTCCAGGTTTCGCTACGAGCATGGAGGTTACCAGGTTGCGCCGCGAGGTGTGCACCGGCGGCCAGCCTACGGCCACCGGCAATGGGACGACATGGGCATCACTGTtggcaagaaaaataaattaagtaaAACATCTGTGAAACCGATGGAGATTTACAAACTGTAATAACGCATGCagcacaaaaataaataaaaagatactTTGTTTGATTGTCTCCAATTTACTTCATGCCATTTGTAACTTAC is part of the Phragmites australis chromosome 12, lpPhrAust1.1, whole genome shotgun sequence genome and harbors:
- the LOC133887085 gene encoding auxin-responsive protein IAA27-like isoform X2; the encoded protein is MMNLASIETPPLGSQERVNTTTTTTTAVKAKETISRNTCFHGHLDLSLGISLSRGGSGCDAAGCGGSEASYGGRQGSRGDEDVDCRSSGSITTTTTTNVLTAGLGHVGDFAAGGGWTAAFMPNLTGFMHPWSLAARQQKAAAEQDRAAPATYETSDAHVVPLPVAVGWPPVHTSRRNLVTSMLVAKPGTAVVVDGSKGMTTPMPSGGEKNVVVPTDSTLVVTRPQANMFAKVHMEGYAIGRKINLRAHSSYDSLSQVLTKMTRNFFCPADCSGANMGEEEFSNSDKFIFLYEDFEGDRMLVGDVPWELFLASAKKLYITRNSTSRNKGN
- the LOC133887085 gene encoding auxin-responsive protein IAA27-like isoform X1; this translates as MMNLASIETPPLGSQERVNTTTTTTTAVKAKETISRNTCFHGHLDLSLGISLSRGGSGCDAAGCGGSEASYGGRQGSRGDEDVDCRSSGSITTTTTTNVLTAGLGHVGDFAAGGGWTAAFMPNLTGFMHPWSLAARQQKAAAEQDRAAPATYETSDAHVVPLPVAVGWPPVHTSRRNLVTSMLVAKPGTAVVVDGSKGMTTPMPSGGEKNVVVPTDSTLVVTRPQANMFAKVHMEGYAIGRKINLRAHSSYDSLSQVLTKMTRNFFCPADCSGANMGEEEFSNSDKFIFLYEDFEGDRMLVGDVPWELFLASAKKLYITRNSTSRNKGHGDGDKNGATEEAMNN